The genomic interval CATTTGAATTTATTCTTTTAAGATTCATTTCAAACTCCTCCTAACTTCAAATAAATCACTAAATCTTACATGTATTTTTCATATAAGTTTAATTACACCTATATAAAAGAGAAAGTCTTGCTTTTTTAAAGCTTATCTCTTTCATCCAATGTTAATTATACCCTCTCCCCTAATACTTAAACAATGTCATACTATGTTCTCATTTAAGGATTTATGTGTGATTAAAATTTCTAACCTAAAATCAATATTCTATTAATAGTAACTACTAAAAAGCTGTTAGCACCTAAAAACAAATATTGTTTAAAAGTATCTAGTTTAGATTTTATTTAATATTTGCTCGTAAATAGACCTAAAAGCAAATATTGTTTAAAATCATCTATTGTAATGCCAAAAGAAAAGATGGTTTGTGCACCTAAAAAATAAAGCTTGTTTAAAAGTAATATTAAATTAATATGTAACCTTAAGCTAAAAGTTCCTCAATATCTTTTTCTATTGACTTTGGAGTAGTTTGTGGCGAAAATCTCTTTATTACATTTCCCTCTCTATCCACTAAAAACTTAGTAAAATTCCACTTAATTTTACTTCCAAACATTCCACTTTTCTGTTCTTTTAAGTATGAATATAATAGAGATTCATTTTCTCCATTAACATCAATTTTTTCAAACATAGGGAATGTTACACCAAAATTTAATTTACAAAAGTTCATTATTTCTGAATTGCTTCCTGGATCTTGTTCCTTAAATTGATTACAAGGGAATCCTAAAACCTCGAAGCCTTCATCCTTATATTTTTCATATAACTCCTCTAATCCATCAAACTGTTTTGTAAAACCACATTTACTAGCAGTATTAACTATTAAAAGAACCTTTCCTCTATATCTTTCTAAACTTACATTTTCTCCATTAATATCTTTTACGCTAATATCATAAATTTCCATACTACTCACCCCATATATTCTAAATTATATTTTTTAAAATTTAATTTTATACAATTATTTTAATTC from Clostridium perfringens carries:
- a CDS encoding glutathione peroxidase, whose protein sequence is MEIYDISVKDINGENVSLERYRGKVLLIVNTASKCGFTKQFDGLEELYEKYKDEGFEVLGFPCNQFKEQDPGSNSEIMNFCKLNFGVTFPMFEKIDVNGENESLLYSYLKEQKSGMFGSKIKWNFTKFLVDREGNVIKRFSPQTTPKSIEKDIEELLA